The Chitinivorax sp. PXF-14 DNA window GGAGCGGGCCGGGTTTGCCAGTCAGCGCCGGCGCGTTCTTGGCTTGGTTTGGCGTCAGCTGCGGCGATGACGATGGGGAGTCCGCGACATGCCCGAGCCCGTACGCGCATTCAAGCTCGATGACCAGGCCATAAGCGCTTTCACGATTGGCGCGAAGCCTTATCCGGCATTGTCTGGCATGGGGCAAGGACGCCAGTCAACACCGCGTTCGTCGATCATGGTGTTGACTCGTTAGGCCCCCGCCACACATTACCCTTGGAGCTCGCTGATGAAGCCCACCGAACCCACGTCTGCCGCCGAGCGCGCGCTTCGTCGCTGCGATGAGCTGATTGCCTGGTACGAAAGGCAAAAACGTACACAACGCCTACTCGACAATACGCTCCAGACCTTGGTTGTTCTGGCTGCCGGCACAACGGCCTTTGCCGCTGCGATCGACGGCCTGGAGAAGTGGGCCGTGGTGCTGCCGGCGGTGGTGACAACCGTTGCAACGGGGTTGAGCACGACGTTTCGCTTTAGAAACAAGTACGTCAACTTTGCCTCTGCCGCAGAGCGGCTGAAGTGGGTGAAGTTGCGCTACGCTGTCCGCACCGAACGTGACCCCAAGGATGCGAAGTCACTCGAAGACCTGGTAAACAATATGGAAGCCATCGTCTCCGCCGAGCTGTCCGAGTGGCGGGAGGGGCTTCTCACTGGCAACATCGCGGGGAAGCAGATCGAGCAAGCAGCCAAATAGTGCCGTGCTCCGCAGCCCCTTACCGTCTCTGCCCCGCTCATGGAGCCCTTTTATGAAATGGTGTTTGGTTTTTCTCGTTGCGCTCCTTTCGCTTGCTGCGCATGGCGCATGGATTGACCCGACAGGCAAAGCGATTCCAGACACGGAAAGCATGCGCAGCGCCGGTGACTTCGGCGTGCAAATCGTGCTGACGGCGGATGAAGACCGGTTTCGCCAGGCATGGAACACCTCAAAGACGCCACCGCGTCTGAGTACGACCAACACCGTACGTCTTGGCGCCGCTGTCTCGGCGCTCCTCATCTTTCATGGCTGCGCCCCGGACGCCGAGGGTGTTTGCGACGTGGTAGTCGAATTCGTTCTCGAAGACGCGGATGGCAAGAAAACACCTGCTGGTGGCGGCCCCGTCTGGATCGGAAAGCCGATGCAGCAACGATTCTTGCAGCTCGGCCAGGCGAGCATGAGCGTGGGTTTTGACAAGACCGACCCTGTCGGCGACTACAAGATTACGGCGAACGTCAAAGATCGCGTGTCTGGCCGATCACTTTCCGTCGTGTCCCGTTTGAAAGTGACTAAGTGAGCCATTAGGCCGTGCGGGCCCCGGCATTCCATCGCATCTTGCACATAGGCATATCAACGGAGGCAAACAATGGCACGTGTCCGCGTTGAAGGTTTCACCATTTCGCTCGACGGGTACGGCGCCGGCCCGGATCAAGACCTCGACAACCCGCTCGGCGTGGGCGGGACGGAGCTGCACCAGTGGCTCATCCCGACCCGCACCTTCCTGCGGGCCCTGTTCGGCAAGGACGGCGGCACGACCGGCGTCGACGATGATTTCGCCGCCCGTGGCTTTGACCGTGTCGGGGCCTGGATACTCGGTAGGAACATGTTCGGCCCGATTCGTGGCGACTGGGCGGACAGCAACTGGAAAGGCTGGTGGGGCGACAATCCGCCGTATCACGTGCCCGTCTTCGTCCTGACCCATCATGCGCGTGCCCCCATCGAGATGGAAGGCGGCACGACCTTCCACTTCATCACGGGCGGCATGCACGAGGCGCTCGACCGTGCACGCGAGGCCGCGGCCGGGCTGGACGTGCGGATAGGCGGCGGGCCGGCCACCATCCGGCAATATCTGCGCGAGGGCCTGATCGATGAGCTGCACATCGCGATCTCGCCGGTGCTGCTCGGCCGAGGGGAGCCGCTGTTCGAAGGGTTGGACTTGCGGACGCTGGGCTACGAGTGCGTTGAATCCGTCGCATCGGAGAAGGCTACGCATGTCGTGCTGCGGCGCACAGCGCGCACAGGCGCTTGAGCACACGTTGAAGGCCGATGCACCTGTCCGGGCGCAGCCTTGGCTCGAACGACAAGGGCTTTCCCATCAATCGTTAGTCGATTGCCTTCCCTCTTCCACTGACGGTCGTGCATCGCTGGCGATGCGCGGCCGCAGTTGGGGACGATCCCCTCCTCACCTTCATGCGATGCCTGCGAGAACTGGCCGCATCCCGTCAACCCGCCTTGCGCGCCTGCTGCGCCTTGCCATATTCGGACGGCGGCACGCCTTCCCAGCGCTTGAAGGCGCGGCGGAAATTCGCCAGATCGGTGTAGCCGAGCGTGTAGGCGATCTCCTGGATGCTGATATTGCCGGCCTTCAGGTGCTCTATCGCGCGTGTCCGCCGGACATCCTCCAGGATGGCCTTGAACGATGTCCCTTCCTGCAGCAGGTGGCGGTGCAGTGTGCGCTGCGTCATGTAGAGCAGGCGCGCGGCGACGGCAAGTGACGGGAAATTGCCGTTTGCCTCCAGCAGCAGCCGGCGCACGCGGGTGCTTAGCGAGGCCGAGCGCGTGAGCTTTTCGAGCTCGCGCTGGCAGATCGCCACGGCTTCGGCAAAGGCGTTCGGGTCGGCCATCTTGAGCGGCTGGTCGACCTCGGCCAGCGGGAAGGCGTAGCCAGCCCAATCCTGGCCGTAGCGCACCGGGCAGGCGAACATCTCATCCGCCAGCGCCGCGTAGTCCGGCGCGGCAAACGGGAAGGCGACGACGCGGACCCGGCAGGCGCCGGCACTGACGGCTTCGAGCAGCCGCGCAAAGGTCAGTACGACGGCTTCGAGCACCGGCCGGGCGATATCGTCGAGCGGCAGTTTCTCTTCGAAGACGAGCCGCATCTCGTCGCCATGGGCCATATGGCGGACGTTGACGAGCGTGGTGCGCACCGGCAGGTAGCGCTCGATCAGCTCGAATGCCTCGCGCAGCGTGCCGCTGTTCATTGCCGCATAGCCGAGAATCCCGTGGGCGTTGGGCGGCAGCCTGGCGCCAACCAGCAGGCCCAGCGCGGGCTCGCCGGTGATCGCGAGCGCGTCGCGTACCAGTTGCTGCACCTGCGGGAACGCGGGCTGCAGCGATGGATCAATCAGCTGCGCCAGCGTCATGCCGTTTTGGGCGAGCCATTGCCCGACATCGCCTCCACTCGCCTGGATCTGTTCGGCGATCTGGCGGATGTAGAAACCAGGCAAGGGATAGTCGGATCCAGACATGGGGGGCGAAAGATGGTGGGATGACAAATTGTCAATAAATGACCCGTCAATGTCAATCCGCCCTCTCTCGGTGGGCTGTGTGGGCACCATAACATCGGGTCACCACAAACCACAAACCACATACCACAAAGAAGGAGATCCCATGCTGACAACAAGATCCCGCCAGGGGCCCAATACCGCCCACATCAATGGCCGGCCGATCACGGTGGCGCCGGACGAAACGCTGCTGCAGGCCGCGCTGCGCGAAGGCATTGCCTTTCCGCACAGCTGCCGCGTCGGCGGCTGCGCCAACTGCAAGTGCAAGCTGGCCGAGGGCAAGGTCAAAGAGTTGACCGAGACCACCTATATCCTCAGCGACGAGGAGCTCGACCAGGGTTTCATCCTGGCTTGCCAGAGCGTGCCGCGCAGCGATGTGCGCATCGAAGTCGACCTGGCGGGCGCAGTGCCGCGCCAGCAGGTGAGCGGCAAGGTGGTGGGCCAGAGCAAGCTGACCCACGATATCACCCGCCTGCAGGTGCAGCTCGACACGCCGCTGGACTACCAGGCCGGCCAGTTCGCCGATATCAGCATCGGCTCGCTGCCGAGCATCAGCCGTAGCTACTCGTTCGCCACCCCGCCGCAGGCCGATGGCCGCGTGGAATTCTTCGTGCGCAAGGTGCCGGGCGGCGTGTTCTCGACGGCCATCAATGAGCGCGAGCTGATTGGCGAAACCGTCCGTGTGGATGGCCCCGCAGGCGACTTCTGGCTGCGCGAAGGGCGTACCCCGCTGCTGCTGGTGGCGGGAGGCAGCGGCCTCGCACCGATCCTGGCGCTGTTGCAGCAGGCCGCGCAGGACGGCTGCTCGCGGCCGGTGGCGCTGCTGTTCGGCGCCCGCACCGAGCGCGACCTGTATGCGCTCGACGAGATCGAGGCCATCCGCCGCAGCTGGCGCGGTGATTTCCGTTTTGTGCCGGTGCTCTCCGAAGCTGGCCCCAATGACGGCTGGGCCGGCGAACGCGGGCTGGTCACCGATCACCTGCAACGGCATCTCGCCGACGGCGCGGACGTCTATCTGTGCGGCCCGCCGGTGATGATCGATACGGCGGAGAAGCGGCTGCAGAGAGGTGGTGTCGGGCCAAAGCGCATCCATGCCGACCGTTTCCTGACACGGCAGGACACACCAGCCAAGAGCCAGCCGGCACGCCAGGCAGCGCCTGTCTTGCCCAAGACTTCGGCGGCGAACGACGCGGGGCTGTTCGATTACCTCAAGTACTTCCTGTTCCATGGCATCGCCATGCTGGCCGTGCTGTGCATCCTGGCCGGCGGCCAGTACACCACTTATGGCCTGCTGACGGTGCTCGGCTTCTACTTCATCGGCGACGCGATCGCCGGCGACGATCTGTCCACGCCAAACTACCGCCACCCCGGCATATTGACGGTGCAGCTGTGGCTCGCGCTGCCGCTGTTGTCGCTGATCGTGTTCTCCGCAGTCTGGAGCGTGAGCCCGGGCGATCCGCTAGGCTTTGGCGCCATGATCAGCGGGCTCAGCGGCATCGATGTGCTGGCGCTGCGCAACGCGACCGGCATCGGCCACCATGTGTCGGCCATCCTGCTGACCGGCCTGATGATCGGCATGATCGGCACCATCACCGCCCACGAGCTGACGCACCGCACTTGGGACCCGATCTCGATGCTGGTCGGCCGCTGGCTGCTGGCATTCAGCTTCGACACGGTCTTCGCGATCGAGCACGTGTACGGTCATCACCGTTATGTCTCCACCGAGCATGACCCGGCCACCGCGCCGCGCGGCCGCAATGTCTACTACCACGTGCTGGCCTCGACCATCATGAGCAACGTCAGCGCCTGGAAGATCGAAAAGCGCCGCCTGCAGCGCCGTGGCTATGGCCTGTTCTCGTACCACAACGCCTTCCTGCGCGGCCACCTGATGAGCGTGCTGCTGTTGCTGGGCGCCTGGTACATCGGCGGGCCGGTGGCTGCGGGCTTCTTCACCCTGTGCGCATTGTGGGGCAAGGCATTGCTCGAAATCGTCAACTACATGGAGCACTACGGCATGGTGCGCAATCCGGAGACACCGGTGCAGCCGCGCCACTCGTGGAACACCACCCGCCGCATCAGCTCCTGGTCGATGTTCAACCTGACGCGCCACTCGCACCACCACGCCCAGGGCGAGGTGCCCTACCAGGACCTGAAGCCGTTCCCCGATGCACCGACCATGGTCGGCGGCTACCTGACCACCATCCTGGTGGCGATGATCCCGCCGCTGTGGCATGCGCTGATGACGCCGAAGGTGCTGGCCTGGGACCGCGATTACGCCACCGAGGAAGAGCGCCAGCTGGCGAAGCGCGCCAACCAGCGCAGCGGCATCAGCAGATTGCGGGCGGCAGCCTGACAAGGTTGGCCAGCCCCCGGCAAACCGCAGTCCAAGCTTGACCCGACCCGCCCGGTCATACAGCCGGGCGGTTTTTTTCATGATGGCGGCGCCGTGCTTATCCATCGTGGCCGCCAGCCCCGCGCACGGCTGCGCTGCAATGCCCCCATCGGCCACGGGCGGCACCTGCGGCGGCAGGTGCACTCGTCCGGCACGGCGAGCTGTGCTATGTTGGCGGCGCCCGTCATCCACCCCGCCCTATTCCTCATGAGCAGCCGTGCCACGCGCCCAAGCGGAACGCCGTTGTGGGTTCAGATCGAAACCACACTCCGCGACGACATCCTCAAGCGCCGGCTGCATGGCCGGCTGCCCAACGAGCAGGCGCTGGCCGAGCGTTTCGAGGTCAATCGCCACACGGTGCGGCAGGCGGTGCAGGCGCTGCAGGCCAAGGGCCTGGTGCGCATCGAGCATGGCCGCGGCACCTTCGTCCAGGAAGAAATGATCGACTACCGGCTCGGCCGGTCGAGCCGCTTCTCGCATAGCCTGGCCAGCCAGCATCTGGTCAGCGACGTGGCGGTGCAGTCCTGGGCCGAGATCGCGGCGGCAGGCGACGTGGCCGCGCTGCTCGGCGTCGAGCCCGGCACGGCGCTGCTGCGCGTCGAATCACACGATCTGGCGGATGGCCGCGTGGTCAGCGTGTGCACGCAGTATTTCCCTCTGCCGCGCTTTGCCGGTTTCATCGAGGTTTACGGCGCTTGCGGCAGCGCAGCCGAGGCCTTTGCCCGCTTCGGCATCGGTGCGTTCTCCCGCACCATGAGCCGCATCAGCGCGCGGCTGCCGCGCCCCGAGGTGGCGCGCGCGCTGCAGCAAGGCAAGACCCAGCCCGTGCTGTATGTCGAGAGCGTCTATGCCGATGCGGCGGGGACGCCGATCGAATACGGCATCACGCGCTTTGGCGGCGACGCGGTGCAAATCGTCGTGGAGCCAGACTGAATGGCTGTTAGCGCCGGACATCTAGATGTCACCGGCTTGTAACATCTGCCCCGTATCCTGCGTGTCATCCACCAACGCAATGGGGCATTCGACATGTTGTCTCTCTCCCGCATCACCGCCGCCGTGCTCGCACTGGCTGCCTCTCACGCCTTCGCCGACGCCACGCTGACCGTCTACACCGCGCTCGAAGCGGACCAGCTCAAGGCATACCAGCAGAAATTCGAAGAAGAAAACCCGAGCATCAAGATCAAGTGGGTGCGCGACTCCACCGGCATCATCACCGCCAAGTTGCTGGCCGAAAAAGCCAACCCGCAGGCCGACGTGGTGATGGGCGTCGCGGCCTCGTCGCTGCTGGTACTCGAAAAGGAAGGCATGCTGCAGGGCTACGCGCCTAAGGATGTCGGCAAGCTCAGCAAGGGCTATGTCGATGACGCCACCCCGCCGGCCTGGGTCGGCATGGACGTGTGGGCTTCGACCATCTGCTTCAACACTGTCGAAGCCGCCAAACAGGGCCTGAAGAAGCCGGAATCGTGGAAGGACCTGCTCAAGCCTGAATACCGCGGCAAGATCGTCATGCCCAACCCGGCCTCCAGCGGCACCGGCTATTTCGACGTGACCGCGTGGCTCAAGCTGTACGGCGACAAGGAAGGCTGGAGCTATATGGACAAGCTGCACGACAACATCGCGCAGTACACCCATTCGGGCTCGAAGCCGTGCAAGCAGGTGGCTGCTGGCGAGTTTCCGGTCGGCATCTCGTTCGAATACCGCGCGGCCAAGCTGAAGGAAGGCGGCGCGCCGATCGATCTGGTGTTCCCGAAGGAAGGCCTGGGCTGGGATGTCGAAGCCACCGGCATCATGAAGGGCACCAGGAATCTCGATGCCGCCCGCCGCCTGGCCGACTGGTCCGCTTCGCGCTCGGCCAACGAGCTGTACGAGAAGAACTTCGCCGTGGTGGCCATGCCTGGCGTCGCCAAGCCGAACGCCTTCATCCCGGCCAATTACGAGCAGATGCTGATCAAGCAGGACCTGCGCTGGTCCGCATCGAAC harbors:
- a CDS encoding AraC family transcriptional regulator, translating into MSGSDYPLPGFYIRQIAEQIQASGGDVGQWLAQNGMTLAQLIDPSLQPAFPQVQQLVRDALAITGEPALGLLVGARLPPNAHGILGYAAMNSGTLREAFELIERYLPVRTTLVNVRHMAHGDEMRLVFEEKLPLDDIARPVLEAVVLTFARLLEAVSAGACRVRVVAFPFAAPDYAALADEMFACPVRYGQDWAGYAFPLAEVDQPLKMADPNAFAEAVAICQRELEKLTRSASLSTRVRRLLLEANGNFPSLAVAARLLYMTQRTLHRHLLQEGTSFKAILEDVRRTRAIEHLKAGNISIQEIAYTLGYTDLANFRRAFKRWEGVPPSEYGKAQQARKAG
- a CDS encoding dihydrofolate reductase family protein, with product MARVRVEGFTISLDGYGAGPDQDLDNPLGVGGTELHQWLIPTRTFLRALFGKDGGTTGVDDDFAARGFDRVGAWILGRNMFGPIRGDWADSNWKGWWGDNPPYHVPVFVLTHHARAPIEMEGGTTFHFITGGMHEALDRAREAAAGLDVRIGGGPATIRQYLREGLIDELHIAISPVLLGRGEPLFEGLDLRTLGYECVESVASEKATHVVLRRTARTGA
- a CDS encoding DUF4231 domain-containing protein is translated as MKPTEPTSAAERALRRCDELIAWYERQKRTQRLLDNTLQTLVVLAAGTTAFAAAIDGLEKWAVVLPAVVTTVATGLSTTFRFRNKYVNFASAAERLKWVKLRYAVRTERDPKDAKSLEDLVNNMEAIVSAELSEWREGLLTGNIAGKQIEQAAK
- a CDS encoding fatty acid desaturase codes for the protein MLTTRSRQGPNTAHINGRPITVAPDETLLQAALREGIAFPHSCRVGGCANCKCKLAEGKVKELTETTYILSDEELDQGFILACQSVPRSDVRIEVDLAGAVPRQQVSGKVVGQSKLTHDITRLQVQLDTPLDYQAGQFADISIGSLPSISRSYSFATPPQADGRVEFFVRKVPGGVFSTAINERELIGETVRVDGPAGDFWLREGRTPLLLVAGGSGLAPILALLQQAAQDGCSRPVALLFGARTERDLYALDEIEAIRRSWRGDFRFVPVLSEAGPNDGWAGERGLVTDHLQRHLADGADVYLCGPPVMIDTAEKRLQRGGVGPKRIHADRFLTRQDTPAKSQPARQAAPVLPKTSAANDAGLFDYLKYFLFHGIAMLAVLCILAGGQYTTYGLLTVLGFYFIGDAIAGDDLSTPNYRHPGILTVQLWLALPLLSLIVFSAVWSVSPGDPLGFGAMISGLSGIDVLALRNATGIGHHVSAILLTGLMIGMIGTITAHELTHRTWDPISMLVGRWLLAFSFDTVFAIEHVYGHHRYVSTEHDPATAPRGRNVYYHVLASTIMSNVSAWKIEKRRLQRRGYGLFSYHNAFLRGHLMSVLLLLGAWYIGGPVAAGFFTLCALWGKALLEIVNYMEHYGMVRNPETPVQPRHSWNTTRRISSWSMFNLTRHSHHHAQGEVPYQDLKPFPDAPTMVGGYLTTILVAMIPPLWHALMTPKVLAWDRDYATEEERQLAKRANQRSGISRLRAAA
- the phnF gene encoding phosphonate metabolism transcriptional regulator PhnF — its product is MSSRATRPSGTPLWVQIETTLRDDILKRRLHGRLPNEQALAERFEVNRHTVRQAVQALQAKGLVRIEHGRGTFVQEEMIDYRLGRSSRFSHSLASQHLVSDVAVQSWAEIAAAGDVAALLGVEPGTALLRVESHDLADGRVVSVCTQYFPLPRFAGFIEVYGACGSAAEAFARFGIGAFSRTMSRISARLPRPEVARALQQGKTQPVLYVESVYADAAGTPIEYGITRFGGDAVQIVVEPD
- a CDS encoding putative 2-aminoethylphosphonate ABC transporter substrate-binding protein, yielding MLSLSRITAAVLALAASHAFADATLTVYTALEADQLKAYQQKFEEENPSIKIKWVRDSTGIITAKLLAEKANPQADVVMGVAASSLLVLEKEGMLQGYAPKDVGKLSKGYVDDATPPAWVGMDVWASTICFNTVEAAKQGLKKPESWKDLLKPEYRGKIVMPNPASSGTGYFDVTAWLKLYGDKEGWSYMDKLHDNIAQYTHSGSKPCKQVAAGEFPVGISFEYRAAKLKEGGAPIDLVFPKEGLGWDVEATGIMKGTRNLDAARRLADWSASRSANELYEKNFAVVAMPGVAKPNAFIPANYEQMLIKQDLRWSASNRDTILAEWTKRYDAKSEPRK